A genomic stretch from Mya arenaria isolate MELC-2E11 chromosome 10, ASM2691426v1 includes:
- the LOC128206210 gene encoding uncharacterized protein LOC128206210 translates to MDRYDSCDEYVEYYKHLMFILESKQKELPRDNASQDSIMSFTIGGAVVGGLLGGGGGALVGAVLGYMYGSFIQDSFKEIKGKLRNQTNSRKRELVHAVQALIGSNSKAELDLYVEARSQQKQLMDCIMKFT, encoded by the exons atgGACCGGTATGACAGCTGTGATGAATATGTTGAGTATTACAAACATCTCATGTTCATATTGGAATCAAAACAAAAGGAACTTCCTCGGGATAATGCCAGTCAAG ATTCGATTATGAGTTTTACGATCGGTGGAGCTGTGGTCGGTGGGCTGCTAGGAGGGGGAGGCGGAGCACTCGTCGGAGCAGTCCTAG GTTACATGTATGGTTCGTTTATCCAGGACTCCTTCAAAGAAATAAAAGGCAAACTCAGAAACCAGACCAACAGCAGGAAAAGGGAGCTGGTACATGCTGTCCAAGCCCTGATCGGAAGCAACTCTAAGGCTGAACTAGACCTTTACGTGGAGGCTCGATCGCAGCAAAAACAGCTCATGGACTGTATCATGAAATTCACTTGA
- the LOC128206629 gene encoding uncharacterized protein LOC128206629 isoform X2 produces MNNLMCYELVLGLVLISLFSSVSADVSCYICGGCNDAFEVSKAQTASGCKSCKKFKEWGDYSSTIIRTCDLSTIGDGCSDEIAGIDSQTCYCRTDFCNSAQNMYLSRVVGLVGLIITVFL; encoded by the exons ATGAATAATTTAATGTGCTATGAACTTGTGCTTGGACTAGTTTTGATCAGCTTGT tttcttCAGTGAGCGCGGACGTCTCCTGCTATATTTGCGGGGGATGTAATGATGCGTTTGAAGTTTCCAAGGCACAGACGGCGTCGGGATGCAAGTCCTGCAAAAAGTTCAAAGAATGGGGAG ATTACAGTAGTACAATAATACGAACGTGCGACCTCTCAACTATAGGCGATGGGTGCTCTGATGAAATTGCCGGGATAGACTCGCAGACCTGCTATTGTCGAACAGACTTCTGTAACAGCGCTCAGAACATGTACTTGTCAAGAGTTGTCGGCCTTGTGGGATTGATAATTACAGTATTTCTGTAG
- the LOC128206629 gene encoding uncharacterized protein LOC128206629 isoform X1, with product MNNLMCYELVLGLVLISLFSSVSADVSCYICGGCNDAFEVSKAQTASGCKSCKKFKEWGDYSSTIIRTCDLSTIGDGCSDEIAGIDSQTCYCRTDFCNSAQNMYLSRVVGLVGLIITVFL from the exons ATGAATAATTTAATGTGCTATGAACTTGTGCTTGGATTAGTTTTGATCAGCTTGT tttcttCAGTGAGCGCGGACGTCTCCTGCTATATTTGCGGGGGATGTAATGATGCGTTTGAAGTTTCCAAGGCACAGACGGCGTCGGGATGCAAGTCCTGCAAAAAGTTCAAAGAATGGGGAG ATTACAGTAGTACAATAATACGAACGTGCGACCTCTCAACTATAGGCGATGGGTGCTCTGATGAAATTGCCGGGATAGACTCGCAGACCTGCTATTGTCGAACAGACTTCTGTAACAGCGCTCAGAACATGTACTTGTCAAGAGTTGTCGGCCTTGTGGGATTGATAATTACAGTATTTCTGTAG